The Malus domestica chromosome 13, GDT2T_hap1 genome includes a window with the following:
- the LOC103423912 gene encoding uncharacterized protein, whose translation MGKRIWIPWAIMVLHVVAILLFTRGFLLTRTELPFYSNCSDVSQSPCSYSVPETQNRNDTVDPNQQRCWSKPAVGRLVIIVFDALRFDFVAPSTFFQESKPWMDKLKFVQDMAARNASSARIFKAIADPPTTSLQRLKGLTTGGLPTFIDVGNSFGAPAIVEDNLIHQLAKNGKRVVMMGDDTWTQLFPRHFEKSFPYPSFNVRDLDTVDNGCIEHLLPFLYQEDWDVLIAHFLGVDHAGHIFGVDSMQMIEKLEQYNNVLLKVVEALERQSAPGGLHENTLLLVMGDHGQTVNGDHGGGSSEEVETSLFAVSFKNPPSPIPSEFDTSSCELDLDGRNICASTIQQLDFAVTISALLGIPFPFGSIGRVNPQLYALGAGTWNFEDSVGNSQNQSKLEQWMLNYANVLCTNSWQVKRYIDIYSALSVIGFSHEDLLHIADMYAKAEERWSHTTKKLLSHEKKSHNELLPALKRQINLFSDFLASVAELARSKWTEFNLKMMGAGLGIMLISLLVHFLAIKKVKEEYGFSFTSSGDSGISFSLIFSCFMVVMRACSFLSNSFILEEGKVACFLLATTGLIKMRYSIMKKKMILEAFVFLLLITICRFTIEVGLSKQGPSSEIINAYPSWMLRITAGFPVWNIVAEVIPAVSLILLAFLLRKAITGSSSEGIWKYIIMGTNISYILIAVHWASESNIFNLAEVLKGIGRNYIPRLIYAIGFGQLLLLAFNQLFNKGKSSDCSKVLYIKTVAMFSAWSSTVILLLGKQGPWIALAFIIGGYCIMRLDNIELDAKDGGSWNTMLDPIPVTQWSLFAVCLFFCTGHWCAFDGLRYGAAFIGFDDFILVPQAILLTMDTFGFSLILPIFGLPFLVARLGQTEKGKKFVLTRLSLVYMIYGLIMATSVTATIICVTMHRRHLMVWGLFAPKFVFDVAGLILTDTLVCLASHYYFSQVEDDSLQDPFSKK comes from the exons ATGGGAAAACGAATATGGATTCCCTGGGCGATCATGGTGCTCCACGTCGTCGCCATTCTCTTATTCACCAGAGGCTTTCTTCTCACCCGGACGGAGCTTCCATTTTACAGCAACTGCTCCGATGTTTCGCAGTCGCCTTGCTCCTACTCCGTTCCAGAAACCCAGAACCGAAACGACACCGTTGACCCGAATCAGCAGCGTTGCTGGAGCAAGCCTGCTGTTGGGCGCCTTGTAATCATCGTTTTCGACGCTCTCAG GTTTGATTTTGTGGCTCCCAGTACTTTCTTTCAAG AATCAAAACCATGGATggacaaattaaaatttgttcAAGACATGGCAGCCAGAAATGCGTCGTCTGCTCGGATTTTTAAAGCCATTGCTGATCCGCCAACGACGAGTTTGCAGCGTTTGAAG GGCCTGACAACCGGTGGATTGCCGACTTTTATTGATGTTGGGAACAGCTTTGGTGCTCCAGCAATAGTGGAAGATAACTTGATACATCAG TTGGCTAAAAATGGAAAGCGAGTTGTAATGATGGGGGATGATACATGGACACAGTTGTTTCCTCGTCATTTTGAAAAATCTTTTCCTTACCCCTCTTTCAATGTTAGAGATCTTGATACG GTGGACAATGGCTGCATTGAGCACCTTCTTCCATTCTTGTACCAAGAAGATTGGGATGTTCTTATTGCACACTTTCTTGGTGTG GATCATGCTGGGCACATATTTGGGGTTGATTCTATGCAAATGATAGAAAAGTTGGAGCAATACAACAACGTCTTACTG AAAGTAGTTGAAGCACTGGAGAGGCAGTCTGCGCCAGGGGGCTTACATGAGAATACTCTTTTGCTTGTGATGGGCGATCATGGTCAGACTGTGAATGGAGATCATGGTGGGGGGAGTTCTGAAGAG GTTGAGACATCATTATTTGCTGTGAGCTTTAAGAATCCTCCATCTCCCATACCATCAGAGTTTGATACTTCATCTTGTGAACTTGATTTG GATGGGAGGAATATTTGTGCAAGTACCATCCAGCAG CTTGACTTTGCGGTGACAATATCAGCGCTGCTTGGTATCCCTTTTCCTTTTGGAAG TATTGGGCGTGTTAATCCTCAGCTTTATGCTTTAGGAGCTGGAACATGGAATTTTGAAGATAGTGTGGGCAATTCCCAAAATCAGTCAAAGTTGGAACAATGGATGTTGAATTATGCCAATGTACTCTGCACCAATTCTTGGCAG GTAAAaagatatatagatatatattctGCTTTATCAGTTATTGGATTTTCCCATGAAGATTTGTTGCACATAGCAGACATGTATGCTAAAGCAGAGGAGAGATGGTCACATACTACAAAGAAGTTGCTGTCACATGAAAAGAAAAGCCACAATGAATTATTGCCTGCTCTTAAGAggcaaattaatttgttttctgATTTCCTAGCAAGTGTTGCCGAACTTGCACGTTCTAAATGGACTGAGTTTAATTTAAAGATGATGGGTGCTGGACTTGGCATTATGCTGATATCACTTCTTGTCCATTTCCTTGCAATTAAGAAAGTGAAGGAGGAATATGGTTTTTCTTTTACTTCATCTGGAGATTCTGGGATTTCCTTCagtttaattttttcttgttttatggTGGTGATGCGTGCATGCAGCTTCCTCTCGAATAGTTTTATCT TGGAAGAAGGAAAAGTGGCATGCTTTCTTTTGGCCACAACTGGACTAATTAAGATGCGATATTCAatcatgaagaagaagatgatattAGAA GCATTTGTTTTCCTTCTTCTGATCACCATTTGCAGATTTACTATTGAAGTTGGATTGTCAAAGCAGGGTCCTAGTTCTGAAATTATTAATGCATATCCTTCATGGATGCTCAGGATCACTGCAGGGTTTCCAGTTTGGAATATTGTTGCTGAAGTTATACCGGCAGTTTCCCTGATTTTATTGGCATTTTTGCTGCGCAAGGCCATTACTGGAAGCTCTTCTGAGGGGATTTGGAAGTATATTATCATGGGAACTAATATAAGTTATATACTAATAGCAGTGCATTGGGCTTCAGAAAGTAACATATTCAATCTGGCCGAGGTGCTTAAGGGCATTGGAAGAAATTACATTCCTCGTCTGATATATGCCATTGGATTTGGACAATTGTTATTACTGGCATTTAATCAGCTTTTCAATAAGGGGAAATCCTCGGATTGCAGCAAAGTCTTATATATTAAAACAGTGGCCATGTTTTCTGCCTGGAGCTCAACAGTCATTCTTCTGTTGGGAAAGCAGGGGCCTTGGATTGCTTTAGCATTCATTATTGGAG GTTATTGCATAATGAGGCTGGATAACATAGAGCTGGATGCCAAAGATGGAGGCAGTTGGAATACAATGCTTGATCCTATTCCTGTAACGCAGTGGAGCCTTTTTGCTGTGTGCCTGTTTTTCTGCACCGGTCATTG GTGTGCTTTTGACGGCCTCCGATATGGTGCTGCATTTATCGG GTTCGATGATTTCATCCTAGTTCCCCAAGCAATCCTCCTTACAATGGATACATTTGGTTTTTCTCTCATCCTTCCAATATTTGGACTTCCATTTCTTGTTGCACGCCTGGGTCAGACCGAGAAAGGGAAGAAATTTGTGCTCACACGACTATCTCTA GTGTACATGATTTATGGGCTCATCATGGCTACTTCGGTCACAGCAACTATAATATGCGTTACAATGCACAGGCGGCATCTAATG GTATGGGGTTTATTTGCCCCGAAGTTTGTTTTCGATGTGGCGGGTCTTATCCTTACAGACACACTCGTTTGTTTGGCCTCACATTACTACTTCAGTCAAGTAGAAGACGACTCCCTACAAGATCCGTTCTCCAAAAAATAG
- the LOC103452520 gene encoding rhomboid-like protein 14, mitochondrial: protein MVRGIRRPRSNGMLPLLALHTFSEYYRLDRKPPITAGLIAANSLIYLHPDFLDPILPSIEEVRFNPHLILKYGDLKRFFLSPFFHAGESHLVYNMLSLLWKGIPLESSMDSAEFASMVAVLLGMSQGMSLLISKSLLMFFDYDWSFYSEYSVGFSGVLFAMKVVLNSQTENSYVYGIPIPSHYAVWAELAFAQMLVPGVSFVGHLSGILAGLVYVWLRGSYNGSDPLTAIFRGVFGVLKWPLRFLQRWFPRRQVSGRGPVGWSQRGMSVSGFWRCHACTYENSAWLDVCEMCSTNRRGDGYGSGMGSPRSPHYSGHLTLEELRRRRLERFSR from the exons ATGGTGAGAGGAATTCGAAGGCCGCGATCGAACGGGATGTTGCCGCTGCTGGCACTTCACACCTTCAGTGAGTATTACAGGCTCGACCGGAAACCACCCATCACCGCCGGACTCATCGCCGCCAACTCTCTCATCTACTTACACCCAGATTTTCTTGACCCCATTCTTCCTTCCATTGAAGAAGTCAGGTTCAATCCCCACCTCATCCTTAAG TATGGGGACTTGAAGCGGTTCTTCTTGTCGCCGTTCTTCCACGCCGGAGAGTCTCACTTGGTTTACAACATGCTCTCCCTGTTATGGAAGGGGATTCCGTTAGAATCTTCAATGGATAGTGCTGAATTTGCATCCATGGTTGCTGTCCTGCTGGGTATGTCCCAAGGAATGTCACTGCTGATTTCCAAGTCCCTACTAATGTTCTTCGACTATGACTGGTCTTTCTACTCTGAATACTCTGTCGGGTTTTCTGGGGTTCTCTTTGCCATGAAGGTCGTGCTCAATTCACAGACTGAGAACAGTTATGTGTATGGAATTCCAATACCGTCCCATTATGCTGTGTGGGCAGAATTGGCTTTTGCCCAAATGCTGGTACCTGGTGTCTCTTTTGTTGGCCATTTGAGTGGAATACTTGCCGGTCTTGTGTATGTCTGGCTGAGGGGTTCGTATAATGGTTCAGACCCACTTACTGCTATCTTCAGAGGTGTTTTTGGTGTGCTGAAATGGCCTCTGAGGTTTTTACAGCGCTGGTTTCCGCGGAGGCAAGTATCCGGTAGAGGACCTGTTGGTTGGAGTCAAAGAGGAATGTCTGTATCTGGTTTCTGGAGGTGCCATGCTTGTACGTATGAGAATTCTGCTTGGCTAGATGTATGTGAAATGTGTTCGACAAATAGGAGAGGGGATGGCTATGGCAGTGGCATGGGTTCACCTCGGTCACCACATTATTCTGGTCACCTTACTTTGGAAGAGTTAAGACGGCGGAGGTTGGAAAGATTTAGTAGATGA
- the LOC103423913 gene encoding F-box/kelch-repeat protein At1g16250-like — protein sequence MESLHQCIIPGLPDDLALRCLAMVSHGYHGLLETVSKTWRDLLHSSDYANYKAREEWCGNWLFVLTEGSNNEWVAYDPEADRWHPLPKIPTVHGDWKHTGFSSISVCNQFFVIGGSYAQNDPPVPHKKPLITNEVMQFDPFKKQWTSVASMITPRTHFACSVVSDKIYVAGGRNLSCTRGLALAEVYDPVANKWEELPPMLNPQMDCLGLSYKGRFHVLSDQVGLPDQNTSEVFTPSEGTWCTVEDIWPFSRAMQFAVQVIGDNRIYTVVDWGESLIKTRDTEKGEWYNIGSVPSVIFHDHPRQLEAFGYGFAALRHELYVLGGKALKWEQSGAGRFDIVKLGVVRVCNPSVKPLKWRETKPMIGSARGTVIGCASMEEESSVLTR from the exons AT GGAATCTCTGCACCAGTGTATTATTCCTGGATTGCCTGATGATTTGGCATTGAGATGCTTGGCAATGGTGTCTCACGGGTACCATGGATTGCTCGAAACTGTCTCCAAGACGTGGAGAGATTTATTGCACAGCTCGGACTATGCCAACTATAAAGCTAGAGAAGAATGGTGCGGCAACTGGCTGTTTGTTCTTACAGAAGGATCTAACAATGAGTGGGTTGCTTATGATCCTGAAGCTGATAGGTGGCATCCTTTGCCAAAGATTCCCACCGTTCATGGTGACTGGAAACACACTGGATTTTCAAGTATTAGTGTCTGCAACCAATTTTTCGTTATTGGAGGGTCCTATGCGCAGAATGATCCACCAGTTCCCCACAAAAAGCCTTTGATAACAAATGAGGTGATGCAGTTTGATCCGTTTAAGAAACAATGGACTAGTGTAGCAAGCATGATCACACCCCGTACTCATTTTGCATGTAGTGTTGTTTCTGATAAAATTTACGTTGCTGGGGGCCGCAACTTATCTTGCACCAGAGGGCTTGCTCTTGCCGAGGTTTATGATCCAGTGGCTAATAA ATGGGAGGAGTTGCCtccaatgcttaatcctcagaTGGACTGCTTAGGTTTATCATACAAGGGCAGATTTCATGTTCTCAGTGACCAAGTAGGCCTGCCGGACCAAAATACCTCCGAGGTTTTTACTCCATCCGAGGGAACATGGTGCACCGTGGAAGACATCTGGCCTTTTTCTAGGGCAATGCAATTTGCAGTTCAGGTGATCGGAGATAATCGAATTTATACTGTTGTAGACTGGGGCGAGAGCTTGATTAAAACAAGGGATACTGAAAAGGGAGAGTGGTACAACATAGGCTCAGTTCCATCGGTGATTTTTCATGATCACCCTCGGCAGCTGGAGGCTTTTGGCTACGGTTTTGCTGCCTTAAGACACGAACTTTATGTTCTGGGAGGGAAGGCTCTCAAGTGGGAACAATCTGGTGCCGGGAGGTTTGACATTGTGAAGCTGGGTGTGGTGAGGGTTTGCAACCCCTCGGTTAAGCCATTAAAATGGAGGGAAACTAAACCGATGATTGGGTCAGCTCGTGGCACCGTTATAGGGTGTGCATCCATGGAAGAAGAATCTTCAGTTTTAACACGGTAA